The DNA sequence CGTTCCAGACTCCACAATGCATTTACCACGCGACGGGCCTGATGCGGGTAAGATTTTCGGATGCTCACAAATAACAGGTAGCGTCCCATGCCTGCGGCGGGGAAATGGACGTCGACGATTTCAGGGACCAGCAGTTTGAGCAGCGGCAGAAAGAGCCGCGCGGTCACCTGGGCGAACAGACCTGACTCGGAAGGTGGAGCAGCGGGAATCAAAGCGGGCCAGATCGGATTGGAGCGATGTGTGACCGCGGACAACTGTAAAGGGAATACTTCTGTGGGCGAACTGTAAAAACCAGTGGGATTAGCAACGGGTCCCACGGTGAGTGGATCTGCTGTTGTATCGATGAAGCCTTCCATTACGATTTCGGCCTGGGCGGGGACATCGAGATCGACGGAACGACAGCGAACGAGTTCCAGTGCCTGGTTGCGGAGGAAACCGCTGAAGGCGTATGGATCGGTAATTGAAGGGAGTGGCGCATGAGCGGCGTAGAGACAGGTCGGATCGGCACCCAGGACGATGGCGACGGGCATCTGCTGTTGTCGGGCCTGGAATTGCTGCAGAAGCTGATAGCCGGCGTCGTGCTGGCTCCAGCGGATGGCGAGCTGCTGATCGGAGACGACCTGAATCGGACGTGCGTTGACGAAGCGGTTCTTGAGTTCGGGATCCTGTGTGACGATCTGGCCGGCGGTGATTGTGGAAAACGCTTCTTCGGGCCAGTTCCTGAGCAGGGGAAACTCGCTCAGATTGACATCGCGGCCGAGTTTGACGACCTGCTGACAGGAGGCGGTTTTGACGGTACGGGGTTTGATGTTGAGCAGCTGCGAGAACTGGGGAATGATTTTCAAAGAGTCGAACCAGCCTTCAGGGAGATCCGGTGCGACGAGCCCCGCGATGCGGTCGGCGACGGCGTCGAGGCTGTCGCTGCGGAGAATCTGGAGCATACGGGGAAGGCTGCCATACAGATTGGTGAGCACGGGAACCTTGTGGCCGCGGACCTGGTCGAACAGGAGTGCGGGGGGCGGATCAGTCGAGGCGGTTTTGAGAACCTGCTCGGTGATGGCGGCGATTTCGAGTTCCGACTCGACGGGAGCAGAGACGCGGACGAGTTGTCCATGTTCTTCAAAGTCGGCGACAAAATCAGCCAGCTGGTCCGCGTTCATCATTCTGGTGCTGTTCATAGTAATTCAGGGAGGCTTTGTTTACAGTCAGGAATCATAACCGATTGCGGACTGTCAACAAATGATGGTGACTGTGAACCTTATAGATTATTCCGATCCTGAAACAACCATCTTTTCGGAAATGTGAACCATGCTGCAACGATTTCTGCTGCTCTGGCTGATCCTGCTCTCAGGTGTCGCTGTCATCTGGGATGACGTCGTCCCGGGAGATTTTCACCCCTTTCACGATTCACAGCCGTACCTGGGATAT is a window from the Gimesia benthica genome containing:
- a CDS encoding UbiD family decarboxylase codes for the protein MNSTRMMNADQLADFVADFEEHGQLVRVSAPVESELEIAAITEQVLKTASTDPPPALLFDQVRGHKVPVLTNLYGSLPRMLQILRSDSLDAVADRIAGLVAPDLPEGWFDSLKIIPQFSQLLNIKPRTVKTASCQQVVKLGRDVNLSEFPLLRNWPEEAFSTITAGQIVTQDPELKNRFVNARPIQVVSDQQLAIRWSQHDAGYQLLQQFQARQQQMPVAIVLGADPTCLYAAHAPLPSITDPYAFSGFLRNQALELVRCRSVDLDVPAQAEIVMEGFIDTTADPLTVGPVANPTGFYSSPTEVFPLQLSAVTHRSNPIWPALIPAAPPSESGLFAQVTARLFLPLLKLLVPEIVDVHFPAAGMGRYLLFVSIRKSYPHQARRVVNALWSLERLLSLKMIVVVDSDTDVQDEQLVWSRVCTNVNPGRDLIFSEGPGDDDDHSMPVQGIGHKLGLDATRKSAAEGHPRPWPASLSMPAELQEQVQSRLDELGLA